The following coding sequences lie in one Dunckerocampus dactyliophorus isolate RoL2022-P2 chromosome 4, RoL_Ddac_1.1, whole genome shotgun sequence genomic window:
- the LOC129180392 gene encoding deoxyguanosine kinase, mitochondrial-like isoform X1: MFLVYRCRVFNRVYNSQTQACIVQAFRQCASSDNLLQAVKQAKPYKSTMAKRTISSNAAASNGDGNTRLKRVSIEGNIAVGKSTFARFLRAACQEWEVVSEPVSKWQNIDSGTSKGTGASPQKTVSNLLDMMYQDPQRWSYTFQTHACMSRFKTQLQPPPARLLSSMGTPVQVYERSVYSDRYIFALNMYELGCINSTEWAVYQDWHSFLVEQFGHQVALDGIIYLKAPPEKCMERLERRGRPEERNVQLDYLHKLHEQHQRWLVDRSTEIHFDTLKKIPVLELDASVEFQSDPTVRENFMAQARDFFQAL; the protein is encoded by the exons ATGTTTTTAGTTTATAGGTGCCGTGTCTTTAATAGGGTGTACAACTCACAAACGCAGGCTTGTATAGTGCAGGCTTTTAGACAGTGTGCGTCGTCTGACAACCTCCTGCAAGCAGTTAAACAAGCAAAACCTTACAAAAGCACGATGGCAAAAAGAACGATTTCATCAAATGCAGCCGCTTCAAATGGAGATGGAAATACGAGACTGAAGAGAGTTTCTATAGAGGGAAACATTG CTGTTGGAAAGTCAACCTTTGCGCGATTTTTGAGAGCAGCTTGTCAAGAATGGGAGGTGGTTTCTGAACCTGTCAGCAAGTGGCAGAACATTGACAGCGGGACCTCAAAG GGGACGGGTGCATCCCCCCAGAAGACTGTGAGCAACCTGCTGGATATGATGTACCAGGATCCTCAGCGCTGGTCCTATACCTTCCAGACGCACGCCTGCATGAGCCGCTTCAAAACACAGCTGCAGCCTCCTCCTGCACGCCTGCTGTCATCAATGGGAACACCGGTGCAGGTTTATGAGCGCTCTGTCTACAGCGACAG ATACATCTTTGCCCTGAACATGTATGAGCTAGGATGCATCAACTCCACAGAGTGGGCAGTCTACCAGGACTGGCACTCATTTCTGGTGGAACAGTTTGGACACCAGGTGGCGCTAGACGGCATTATATATCTCAAAGCACCTCCTGAG aaatgtATGGAGCGCCTGGAGCGGAGAGGCAGGCCAGAGGAGAGGAATGTGCAACTGGACTATCTCCACAAGTTACACGAGCAACACCAGAGGTGGCTTGTGGATAGAAGCACTGA GATCCATTTTGACACGTTGAAAAAGATACCTGTGCTGGAGCTCGATGCCAGTGTGGAGTTTCAGAGTGACCCGACAGTACGGGAGAACTTCATGGCACAG GCCCGAGATTTCTTCCAAGCATTATGA
- the LOC129180392 gene encoding deoxyguanosine kinase, mitochondrial-like isoform X2: MFLVYRCRVFNRVYNSQTQACIVQAFRQCASSDNLLQAVKQAKPYKSTMAKRTISSNAAASNGDGNTRLKRVSIEGNIAVGKSTFARFLRAACQEWEVVSEPVSKWQNIDSGTSKGTGASPQKTVSNLLDMMYQDPQRWSYTFQTHACMSRFKTQLQPPPARLLSSMGTPVQVYERSVYSDRYIFALNMYELGCINSTEWAVYQDWHSFLVEQFGHQVALDGIIYLKAPPEKCMERLERRGRPEERNVQLDYLHKLHEQHQRWLVDRSTEV; encoded by the exons ATGTTTTTAGTTTATAGGTGCCGTGTCTTTAATAGGGTGTACAACTCACAAACGCAGGCTTGTATAGTGCAGGCTTTTAGACAGTGTGCGTCGTCTGACAACCTCCTGCAAGCAGTTAAACAAGCAAAACCTTACAAAAGCACGATGGCAAAAAGAACGATTTCATCAAATGCAGCCGCTTCAAATGGAGATGGAAATACGAGACTGAAGAGAGTTTCTATAGAGGGAAACATTG CTGTTGGAAAGTCAACCTTTGCGCGATTTTTGAGAGCAGCTTGTCAAGAATGGGAGGTGGTTTCTGAACCTGTCAGCAAGTGGCAGAACATTGACAGCGGGACCTCAAAG GGGACGGGTGCATCCCCCCAGAAGACTGTGAGCAACCTGCTGGATATGATGTACCAGGATCCTCAGCGCTGGTCCTATACCTTCCAGACGCACGCCTGCATGAGCCGCTTCAAAACACAGCTGCAGCCTCCTCCTGCACGCCTGCTGTCATCAATGGGAACACCGGTGCAGGTTTATGAGCGCTCTGTCTACAGCGACAG ATACATCTTTGCCCTGAACATGTATGAGCTAGGATGCATCAACTCCACAGAGTGGGCAGTCTACCAGGACTGGCACTCATTTCTGGTGGAACAGTTTGGACACCAGGTGGCGCTAGACGGCATTATATATCTCAAAGCACCTCCTGAG aaatgtATGGAGCGCCTGGAGCGGAGAGGCAGGCCAGAGGAGAGGAATGTGCAACTGGACTATCTCCACAAGTTACACGAGCAACACCAGAGGTGGCTTGTGGATAGAAGCACTGA GGTGTAA
- the spaw gene encoding southpaw, giving the protein METRFRCVLLLFSFGLVLPMQRPEYHTDLESSAAPRNISLHPGGRLPLYMMQLYRSFRAADASSSVAVNTLVDSRPARESDSVLSLMANGCHQVGDRWTIAFDMSSISTSHRVHLAELRIRLPGLSPSKRAVVDLYHSQKCEREDASCQDEHLLLGSLTTSASKSSWKVLNVTRLLKYWLYQGDRMSGQEASGVLGPDHGSGSGDYGEIPSKVPFNNPGRHRKRPPIANRAMMLIFFKHDLPQEGHLAYSLIHTVEHSKYVTKERSRAESQSRRHKRNRMERVSVVAAPAPTAAPAPDSVQHPLCRKVDMWVDFDHIGWDEWIVHPKRFNAYRCEGECPTPLDESFHPTNHAYMQSLLKYHHPERVSCPSCVPTRLSPLSMLYYDNDDLALRHHEDMIVEECGCH; this is encoded by the exons ATGGAAACCAGGTTCCGCTGTGTGCTCCTTTTATTCTCTTTTGGTTTGGTCTTGCCAATGCAAAGACCTGAGTATCACACAGATCTGGAGAGCAGCGCAGCACCGAGGAACATTTCCCTCCATCCTGGCGGCAGGTTACCGCTGTACATGATGCAGCTGTATCGCTCCTTCAGGGCGGCAGATGCCTCGTCATCAGTAGCTGTCAACACTTTAGTTGACAGTCGGCCAGCACGAGAGTCAGACTCCGTCCTCAGTCTCATGGCCAATG GTTGCCATCAAGTGGGGGACAGATGGACCATTGCATTTGACATGTCGTCCATCTCGACCAGTCACAGGGTCCACCTGGCAGAGCTCCGCATCCGACTTCCAGGTCTGTCCCCCTCCAAGCGAGCTGTCGTGGATTTATATCACTCCCAAAAGTGTGAGCGAGAAGATGCATCATGCCAGGATGAGCACCTTCTTCTGGGCAGCCTCACCACATCAGCCAGCAAGTCTTCATGGAAAGTTTTGAATGTGACCCGGCTTTTAAAGTACTGGCTTTACCAGGGAGACAGAATGTCAGGCCAGGAGGCCTCAGGAGTGCTTGGGCCTGACCATGGGAGTGGTTCTGGGGATTACGGGGAAATACCCAGCAAGGTCCCCTTTAATAACCCAGGGAGGCATAGAAAGCGGCCACCAATTGCAAATCGAGCCATGATGCTGATTTTCTTTAAACATGACCTCCCCCAGGAGGGTCACTTGGCATACAGCCTCATACACACAGTAGAACACTCCAAGTACGTCACCAAGGAGAGAAGCAGGGCCGAGAGCCAAAGTCGGCGCCACAAAAGGAACAGGATGGAGAGGGTGAGTGTGGTGGCTGCCCCCGCGCCTACTGCAGCACCAGCACCTGACAGTGTGCAGCATCCACTGTGTCGCAAAGTGGACATGTGGGTGGACTTTGACCACATTGGCTGGGATGAGTGGATTGTGCACCCTAAGCGCTTCAACGCTTATCGCTGCGAGGGGGAGTGTCCGACACCCCTAGACGAAAGCTTCCACCCGACCAACCATGCGTACATGCAG AGCCTCTTGAAATACCACCACCCAGAGAGGGTAAGCTGCCCTTCCTGTGTGCCCACACGCCTCAGCCCTCTGTCCATGTTATACTATGACAATGACGACCTGGCCCTACGTCATCATGAAGACATGATCGTTGAAGAGTGCGGCTGTCACTGA